In one window of Laspinema palackyanum D2c DNA:
- a CDS encoding glycosyltransferase family 39 protein produces MYRYRPYLSLAGILILGTVLRFAQLEAKPVWLDEILTGLFSLGHSYENIPLDAVFPLAQFADIFTLNSTASCQKIAEMVATESTHPPLFFCLTHEWLSTVQGSWVWQARSLCALFGVGAIAAMYGLNRIAFSRQAGVMGAAVMAVSPFAVYLSQEARHYTLPMLLVILSLMGLIQIQKDLHHRGKIRPWVGISWVIFNTLGLYTHYFFLLAWVAELLTILALSLGKYLHPVSLGLQQQSSPAPAKEMVTWLNLGGYSLLPLLLYLPWLPTLHNHFSRPETDWFKPFEPSWVDSITPIFQTLAGWLVMVVAFPVENQPLWIVIPSAILMLLWSGYFLLSITPRIKALFTSPNTRLSGLTLLFFTGFVLLEYLTIVYGVGKDITSAVRYHFIYYPGICALLGASLMMNPVGREETNPSAPVLSNPLAKSRFPILARAGGLSPDSPTLKDAASYLIPGFLIVGLISSVFVVSNWVFQKSYDPAGVAQQLNLEPTVPLVVVVGYENMQEVALGLSFALELDKIRPGNLPETGWAFMTRSPSYQSVWENLGSVSGLPPSAVNLWIVAPGLRQREYPPQLGLGDRLCNLDPNHYYRLGIPYQLYRCAGAENEPA; encoded by the coding sequence ATGTACAGGTATCGCCCTTATTTAAGTTTAGCGGGTATCCTGATTCTGGGTACTGTCCTGCGCTTTGCCCAATTAGAGGCCAAACCCGTCTGGTTAGATGAAATTCTCACCGGGTTATTTAGTTTGGGGCATAGTTATGAAAATATCCCCTTAGATGCAGTTTTTCCCTTAGCACAATTTGCCGATATTTTTACCTTAAATTCAACGGCCAGTTGTCAGAAAATTGCCGAAATGGTGGCAACAGAATCCACTCATCCCCCGCTATTTTTTTGCTTAACCCATGAGTGGTTGAGTACGGTTCAGGGGTCCTGGGTGTGGCAGGCCCGATCGCTCTGTGCCCTGTTTGGCGTGGGTGCGATCGCTGCGATGTATGGGTTAAATCGCATCGCCTTTTCTCGGCAAGCTGGGGTCATGGGTGCGGCAGTAATGGCAGTCTCTCCCTTTGCCGTTTATCTCTCCCAAGAGGCACGCCATTATACCCTGCCGATGCTGTTAGTTATTTTATCCCTGATGGGATTGATTCAAATTCAAAAAGATTTACATCATCGGGGAAAAATTCGCCCTTGGGTGGGAATCAGTTGGGTAATTTTTAATACATTAGGACTCTATACCCACTATTTTTTCCTGTTAGCTTGGGTCGCCGAATTATTGACGATTTTGGCGTTAAGTTTGGGGAAATACCTGCATCCTGTAAGCCTGGGACTACAGCAACAAAGCTCCCCTGCACCGGCTAAAGAGATGGTAACTTGGCTGAATTTGGGGGGGTATAGTTTGCTGCCCTTGTTATTGTATCTCCCTTGGTTACCCACTCTGCACAACCATTTCAGCCGTCCCGAAACCGATTGGTTTAAACCCTTTGAACCGTCATGGGTGGATAGTATAACGCCGATTTTTCAAACCTTAGCCGGTTGGTTAGTGATGGTTGTGGCATTCCCGGTGGAAAATCAACCCCTTTGGATAGTTATTCCTTCGGCGATTTTGATGCTGTTATGGTCCGGCTATTTTTTATTATCTATCACTCCTCGAATTAAAGCCCTTTTTACCAGCCCAAATACCCGGTTATCGGGTCTAACTTTATTATTTTTTACGGGGTTTGTTTTATTAGAATATTTGACAATTGTTTATGGGGTCGGCAAAGATATTACGTCCGCTGTGCGCTACCACTTTATCTATTATCCGGGGATTTGTGCATTATTAGGCGCGAGTTTGATGATGAATCCCGTGGGGAGAGAAGAAACCAACCCGTCTGCGCCGGTTCTCTCAAATCCGCTTGCCAAAAGTCGATTTCCTATCTTAGCTCGCGCAGGCGGGCTAAGTCCGGATAGCCCCACCCTGAAGGATGCGGCTTCGTATTTAATTCCTGGTTTTCTAATTGTGGGGCTGATCAGTAGTGTTTTTGTGGTGTCAAATTGGGTATTTCAAAAGTCTTATGATCCGGCAGGGGTGGCGCAGCAACTCAATTTAGAACCGACTGTCCCGTTGGTGGTGGTGGTGGGATATGAGAATATGCAAGAGGTGGCTTTGGGCTTGAGTTTTGCCCTAGAATTGGATAAAATACGGCCCGGGAATTTACCCGAGACGGGTTGGGCATTTATGACCCGATCGCCCAGTTATCAGTCCGTCTGGGAAAATCTCGGTTCTGTTTCGGGATTACCGCCTTCTGCTGTTAATTTATGGATCGTCGCCCCGGGTTTGCGTCAGCGAGAATATCCGCCTCAATTGGGGTTAGGCGATCGCCTCTGTAATCTCGACCCTAATCACTATTATCGATTAGGAATTCCCTATCAACTTTATCGGTGTGCGGGAGCGGAAAATGAGCCCGCGTAG
- a CDS encoding RuBisCO accumulation factor 1, whose translation MTDSSPEMSKPNAEPALSPQESEDLIRLLRRKEGNWVGWGTACQRLQKAGYNTQQIFEETGFEQIQQNQIVVGYQVYNSIIAVGVSEDTQAHFNRKGSDILYELRILSQEERAKAADFIVSKNLDVDETHELVKAMKDLSRLAKIPEAFSTHPGDAVAYQCWKLARQKSDLQERSRLIARGLSFAHTVSARKQVEQLLTDFTVTSTRSAPTLSVYRLESAEELPKILPVVGRMPLTVEDLQAVPLIEPEEPFGIVKSSGNAAWVPVPSWQVLLRAEDPVTILWHSDDLPISLPGKAEEVLVLVDRAARQWDPNGYFLWEENGKLKMQWFEQEPEIKILGQVLLVLRPKKFFDEDFTKEMWQMDE comes from the coding sequence ATGACAGATAGCTCGCCTGAAATGTCCAAGCCCAATGCCGAACCGGCTTTATCCCCCCAAGAATCCGAAGATTTAATCCGATTACTGCGTCGCAAAGAAGGAAACTGGGTCGGCTGGGGAACGGCCTGCCAACGCTTGCAAAAAGCGGGTTATAATACTCAGCAAATTTTTGAAGAGACCGGCTTTGAGCAGATTCAACAGAATCAAATTGTGGTCGGTTATCAAGTTTATAATTCCATCATCGCTGTTGGAGTCTCCGAAGATACCCAGGCGCATTTTAACCGCAAAGGGAGTGATATTCTGTATGAACTCCGCATCCTCAGTCAAGAAGAACGGGCTAAAGCGGCTGACTTCATTGTCAGTAAAAACTTGGATGTGGACGAGACTCATGAACTTGTCAAAGCGATGAAAGATTTATCCCGACTCGCCAAAATACCGGAAGCTTTTTCCACCCATCCCGGGGATGCCGTCGCCTATCAATGTTGGAAACTTGCCCGTCAAAAATCCGATTTACAAGAGCGATCGCGCTTAATTGCCCGAGGATTATCCTTCGCCCATACAGTTAGCGCCCGGAAACAAGTTGAACAACTGCTGACAGATTTTACCGTTACCTCGACTCGATCTGCGCCCACCTTATCAGTTTACCGTTTAGAATCCGCTGAAGAACTCCCTAAAATCCTCCCTGTTGTGGGCAGAATGCCCCTCACCGTGGAAGATTTACAAGCAGTTCCCCTAATTGAGCCCGAAGAACCTTTTGGCATCGTCAAATCCTCGGGAAATGCCGCCTGGGTTCCCGTCCCCAGTTGGCAAGTTCTCTTACGCGCTGAAGACCCGGTGACGATTCTCTGGCATAGCGACGATTTACCGATTAGCCTACCCGGAAAAGCGGAAGAAGTCCTCGTCTTAGTCGATCGCGCTGCCCGCCAATGGGACCCGAATGGGTATTTTTTATGGGAAGAAAATGGGAAACTAAAAATGCAGTGGTTTGAACAAGAACCAGAGATTAAAATTCTCGGACAAGTCTTGTTAGTGCTACGTCCTAAGAAATTTTTTGATGAAGATTTCACCAAGGAAATGTGGCAAATGGATGAGTAA
- the murQ gene encoding N-acetylmuramic acid 6-phosphate etherase has protein sequence MTNLEERGHLLTEQVNPSSANLDRLSSLELVDLFNQEDAKTLAAIASARTPLAQAIDLAADKLRQGGRLFYIGAGTSGRLGVLDAAECPPTFCTPPEMVQGIIAGGAGALIRSSEDLEDRAEDGEDAVVRRHLTDLDVLVGITAGGTTPFVQGALQAARRRGASTVFIACVPAEQVEVPVDIDIRLLVGPEILAGSTRLKAGTVTKMALNILSTGVMVKLGKVYGNRMVDVSVTNKKLQDRALRILEDLTGLSRQEAGFLLEKSGRSVKLALIMHWTHLNKEEAQQLLETHNGQLRLAVESLNNSAP, from the coding sequence ATGACAAACTTGGAGGAACGGGGACATCTACTCACAGAGCAGGTGAACCCCAGTAGCGCAAATCTCGACCGACTCAGTTCCCTGGAATTGGTGGATCTATTCAATCAGGAGGATGCCAAAACCTTAGCGGCGATCGCCAGTGCCCGGACTCCACTCGCCCAAGCGATCGACCTCGCCGCAGACAAACTCCGGCAAGGGGGACGCCTCTTTTATATTGGGGCCGGGACCAGTGGCCGTCTCGGAGTCCTGGATGCTGCCGAATGTCCCCCCACCTTCTGTACTCCCCCGGAAATGGTTCAGGGGATCATTGCCGGGGGTGCCGGGGCTTTAATCCGCAGTTCTGAGGACCTGGAGGACCGCGCCGAAGATGGGGAAGATGCCGTGGTCCGACGTCACCTCACGGACTTAGATGTGCTCGTCGGCATTACCGCAGGCGGGACCACTCCCTTTGTCCAAGGGGCCTTACAAGCGGCCCGTCGTCGGGGGGCGAGCACGGTTTTTATCGCCTGTGTTCCAGCAGAACAGGTGGAAGTGCCGGTGGATATTGATATTCGCCTGCTCGTGGGGCCGGAAATTTTAGCCGGTTCTACCCGGTTAAAAGCGGGAACAGTGACCAAAATGGCCTTAAATATCCTCTCAACCGGAGTGATGGTCAAGCTGGGAAAAGTCTATGGCAACCGGATGGTAGATGTTTCGGTCACCAATAAAAAGCTCCAAGACCGCGCCTTGAGAATTCTGGAAGATTTGACCGGGTTAAGTCGCCAAGAGGCCGGGTTTCTGTTAGAAAAAAGCGGGCGATCAGTCAAACTGGCCTTAATCATGCATTGGACTCATCTCAACAAAGAGGAGGCTCAACAGTTGCTAGAAACTCATAACGGACAACTGCGACTGGCGGTAGAGAGTCTGAACAATTCAGCCCCCTAA